The Cyanobacteria bacterium FACHB-DQ100 genome contains the following window.
CGATAGCACAATGCACACTTTCCACCATCGACGGAACTTGGCGGTAAACCAGTGTGGATGGCGCTCCCACCACAGAATCGCACCATAAAACACACCCGGAACCACAGCAACGGCATATCGCAGCGTCACCGAGAGCGCAGTCTGTCCGGTTTGAGCAAAGATCGCAATCAACGGAAACGCTGAGAGAATCCAAGCCGCTCCCGATACCGCAGGCACAAGCGCTAACGCCGCCCACTGGCCCGCAAGATAGTTAATGCGGCGATCGATCGGCAGCAGCAAATATTGCGCCAGCCGGAGCGGATGCGTGACCATGCCCCAAAGCACTTGCAAGGTCGTGGGCTGATCCGTATCTACAAACTGTCTAAATCGATTGGCTAAATACAATCGTGAAACATCCGATGAAAACTGCGGTTGAATCACATTCGTCACGAACGCGACATAGCCAAAACTGAGAATGCAGAGCGCAATGCCAATCCCCGGATACCGCCGACTCAGCATCAAATACACGCCAATACCAAACAGGATAATCCCTGCATCTTCCCGGACGCCCAGCACCAAGACCGCACAGATCCAAAACCAAAGCCAGTTTTTTTTCTCCAGTGCCAGAAGTGTTCCAAACGTAAACAATGGAATCTGGCAGTGTTCGTAGAAGTTCGCAACGGTTGAACCCACGACGGGAATCGCTGTGTAATAACTGGCAGTAATCCAGACTGATAACTGTTCTGATAATCGCTGTCGTGCTAGTGCATATAGCACCAATCCGCCTACGGTCATCAATCCCACTTGCAACACAATTAATGTAATCGGATGAGGAAAGAGGGCATACAACGGAAGCCAGAGCAAGAAATCTGGAACGAAATGCTGCCCTAGATGAATAAAAGATACAATTGGAGTCACACCGTCTTCGAGTGAAGCAATGGAATTTGCAGACGTGAGTGAACTCTGAAACCAACGCCCGTGTAAGTTATTCCAAAATAGTTGATTGAAAAGTCCTTGATCGTAAGAGGTATAAAACGAGAAATAACGGTTGAGCGAAATTGCTAGGACGATCGTAAAAAATACGATCGCAAGCATGAACGCTCGTCGCAATCCTACTTGATGGCGATCCGGGACGATTCGCTTCAAAATCCTCATTTCAACGCCTGCCAGTCCTTGGTCAATACTTCGCCCCATCGTGCTGCCAAACTGACTTGAGTAAAGGGCACTTCGATGGATTGATCGCCCAAATCAAATGCAAGTGCGATCGTTTTTCCCTTAGTGGGTGGCGCATTGAGATCAACGGCTTCACCGTTTACCAGCAATCGAATATTTTGCACAGATTCTAATGAAAAAGTATCGGTTTCGGTCACTGCTTTGCGGGTTGCTTTGCCGACCGTTAGTGTATCTTCTTTTTGTCCCAAAACTGAGTAAATATCGTATTTCGCTCGTCCAAACGGTTCTGCCCAACGGCGGTAGGTTTCTAAGGTTTGATATTCATTCCAGCCTGCATACGCTAATCCAATAAATGCTGCCAATAACGGCAACCATAACAACCCGTGAATCATAATTTTGAAGGCGCACGATCGACAGTTTCCATCGTGCCATAGCTTTATTGTTCTAAACACACGAGAACAGCAGTATCGGCTATGGTTGGAGTGCAAGTAGGATTTTGGCTTCTATTATGAGAAAGCTCCTGATCATCGCCCTCTGTCTTGTGGGATTGGGTTGGGCGATCGTGCAGTTTCCCGGTTTAGCCACTCAAGGCACTTACGATCGCATCATTCTCGATTTCCGCGATGACCTCGCCAACGCTGAGATTCAATCTCAGATTGATGCGATCGCGCAAAATTATCATGTCCGCCCTCAGTTAAATAGTCAATTTTCACAACTCGAACATCTTTATACGGTTGAAGGCGACAAATCGCTGTTAGACCAACTGAAAAAATCCAATTTGAAGCGATACACCGAAGCGATCGAGCCGGATTATATCTATCGCATTCCCCAAGGTGAAACGCCGAAAGCGGTTCGTTCAAACTCTGAACCAAAGCTCTCCGCTCTAGCGCCCAACGATCCGATGTACAGCCAACAATGGAACTTGCACAACATTGGCATCGAATCAGGCTGGACAGAAACGAAAGGACGGGGTGTAACGGTTGCAGTGATTGATACCGGAGTCTCGAAGGTTCCCGATTTAGAGCAGACTAACTTTGTTACAGGCTACGATTTTGTGAACGATAGCGACAATGCCGAAGACGACAACGGACATGGAACTCACGTTGCAGGCACGATCGCACAGTCCACAAACAATAACTTTGGCGTTGCCGGAATTGCTTACGAAGCAAACATTATGCCGCTCAAGGTTCTGAGTTCTTTTGGCGGTGGAACCGTTGCAGACATTGCGGAAGCCATTCGATTTGCAGCAGATAACAAAGCTGATGTGATCAACCTCAGTTTGGGTGGCGGTGGTGAAAGTTCAGTGCTGAAAGATGCGATCGACTATGCTCACGGTAAAGGGGTCGTGGTCGTCGCAGCGGCGGGAAATTCCAGCAGCAATGCGGCAGATTATCCAGCACGGTATCCTCATGCGATCGCGGTGGCAGCATTAGATGCCTCTGGAGAAAAAGCGCCTTATTCTAACTTTGGTGCCGGGGTGGATATTGCTGCTCCGGGTGGCTCAACGGCTCAAGGTGAAGCAGGCGGCATTCTGCAAAATACACTGAATCCCCAAACGGGTGAATCTGTGTTTGCAGCCTTTCAAGGAACGAGCATGGCGGCTCCGCACGTTGCGGGAGTGGCAGCTTTGATCAAAGCCGCAGGAGTCACCGAACCTGATGAAGTGTTAACTGTTCTGAAGCAATCCGCTCGCAAAGTTGAAGCTGATGAACTAAATCATTTTGGAGCCGGAAAGCTGGATGCCTCAGCAGCAGTCAAACTCGCGCTACACGGCAAGATTACGTTTAACGATTTTTGGCGCTGGCTGCGGGATAATGGCTATCTAAATCCGCGCTTCTGGATCGATGGTGGAGTCGTAGGACTACTGCCAAAACTGGCAATGGTACTCGGTTCTTATCTATTGGCATGGTTCTTGAAAGTGTACTTCCCGTTCAACTGGGGTTGGGCGATGTCTTCAGGTTTAGTCGCTGGAAGTTCTGGACTGTTCTTTCTCCGGGGACTGTACCGATTTGATATGCCGCAATTTCCGTTCCGCATCCTGGGAAGTTCGCTGCCTGAACTGGGAAGCGCAATTCAAGCGAGTGGAGCGCTCAATCCGATTTCTGCCAGTGTGCTGATTCCGTTTATGCTGCTTGCGTTATTGTTAGGACATTCTCAGGGAAGATTGTTTGCGATCGGCACGACGATCGGCGTGACGACTTTCCTGGGAATTAGCGCGATCGTTGATCCACAAGTCATGTGGCTCGGTGAGGGTTTCATCGGGAGAGCGTATTTGATTGTGAATGCACTACTCTGCTATGGGCTAGCGCGATTGGCTTTGAAAGCGGGAGAAAGAACAGTATGACCGTGACCGGAGTGATTCAGCGTAAAGGATTTGGGACAGGAGCTTGGGCGATCGATGCCGACAATGGCAAGTCTTACGAATTACACAAGCCCCCGGAAGAATTGCAGCACGCAGGGCTAAAAGTCACCGTTGAAGGAGATATCCGCGATGATGTGATGAGCTTTGCAATGATCGGACAAATTCTTGAAGTGAAACAGTTTCAGATTCTCTAATGCTGTTTTAGCGCAAACACAGAAACACTTAAGGCAGCTTTAATTCAAGTAAATAGGGTAGCTGAGCCAGCGAAGTCTAGCCCAGCTACCCTATTTAGTTAAGTTAGTTAAGTGGTTTTGCAAGCTATTTCGGATCTTCATTCACCGGAACTAGCTTATAAAGCGTGTCACCCGTGGGGGCAGTGGGTGAAGCAGTGGGCATATTGACGACTCGTTGTGCTGGAGCTTGAACATCATTGGCGATCGCTTTTACCGCGTTAACCGCATTGATCACAGTTCTCACAGTTTCGTTGACACCATCTGCTGTCTGCCTCACTGTACTCACAGTGCTTCTCACAGTATGACTTACATTGGTTGTCACACTGTTAACCGCCTCGTTCACATCTTTGGTAGAACCATCGATATTCTCAGCGACACTGTTGACCGAATCTCCAATCTGCTGAACGGCATCATTGAGAGTATCAGCAGTTGATTTTGCAGTTCCACCTACGTTACGGATGCTGCGATTGAATCGCTCTGTCACTTCTGGGGTCAGAAGCGATGCTGCAAAACCACCCAAGATTGCTCCGATCGATGCTCCAATCACAATCTTCGTCAAGCCATTTCCGCTCCCTGGTGGGCTAGCTGATGAATAGCTAGAACTATTAACCGGAGGAGTTTCTGTTGTTAAAAACTGATTGCTATTCGTCACGGTCGCATGTCTCCTGATTGACTGACTTCGATCTTCTGCTTACTCTCTCCGCTCAAAAGATTCGTAGAAAGCGTCAACCGGATCGACTTCTGCGTTTTGTTCCATCGTCGGGTAAGTGTAGGACTGTTCTGTTTGAATGTCCACTGGCTGATCGACATCCATCTCGACTGATTTTGCAGACATTTCGCGATCGATCACAGATTCTCCAGTTGAAGACTGTGTAGCATAAGCAGCATTATCGATCGTTTGGCTTGTTGCTTGTCCGGTTTGGTCGATCGCATTGGCAGTGGTCGAAGCCGCTTGTTGCGTTCCTTGGCTTACCGCTTGTCCAGTTTGGTCGATCGCATTGGCAGTGGTTGAAGCGGCTTGTTGTGTTCCTTTGCTTACCGCTTGTCCGGTCTGAGAGACAGCATTTGCAGTGGTCGAAGCGGCTTGCTGTACTCCTTGGCTCACGGCTTGTCCGGTTTGCTGAATCACATCAGCAGTCGTTGAAACAGCTTGTTGCGCCCCTTGGCTTACGGCGTGTCCGGTTTGCTGAATCACATCCGCCGTTCCAGATGCAACTTGTTGAACGCCATGTGCCACGTTATGTGCAGCCTCAGATGTTCCTCCTACAACTGCATAGCTCACACCGTCTCCAATACTTTGTGCTGCTTCTCCGATGCCTTTTGCAGTGGTTCCCAAGCCTTCCCCGATCGTACCCAGTGCTTTACCAAAGCCTTTAGAGGCGCGGTTAAAGCCTTCAGATACTTTTCGACCAGCTAACAGTCCGATCGATGCTCCAATTAGCGCACCAACTAACGCTCTTGAGAGGGGTGAACCTAGGCTAGAGCTATCAGATTTCACTTCTGGCTTGTAGTCAGTCGAAGCGGGTGTTTTAGCCTCCATGTTAGCTGAGGTCGGATAGCTTTGTGATTGAGGGGTTGAGGTCGGATAGCTTTGTGATTGAGGGGTTGAGGTCGGATAGCTCTGTGATTGGGGGGTTGAGGTCGATTGCTGTGGATAGTTCGTTTGATTGGTATTAAACTGATCTTCTTGAAGCATGGCTCTTTTCCCTGGTTAAAAGTTTGTTGACTGATGAGTGATTAAATAGTCATCTACAGCAAAGCTAACGAGTTCACTTTAGGACTAAATGCCCCCAAAGACAGACTTACAGCAAATTGCAATCAAACAAAACTTCGGAGATTAGTCGCAATCTAATCTCCGAAGAACGATAGGAATTTTAGAGCGAAGCTATTGCATTACACCAATGCGGGTTCCGGTAAAGCACCTTGCATCCGGCTTAACCAGTCAATTAAGTTCGTGAGCTGTTGATCGGCACTGAGCGCACCTAAACCGCGAACCGTAACTTTTCCAGCCATGAAGACAAAGCGCGATCGTAGATGCTCCGGTAGATTCTCCTTCAGCAAATTCCAAGCCGGTTCTTCCATCGGAGTTTCCAAAATAACGTGCTGCTTGCCTTCGGGCTTGATGCGAGAGAAACCAAGCTTTTTAGCGATTTGCTTCAGTTCCATGACTCTAAGAAGCTGTTGAGCCGCGATCGGGATTTGACCATAAAGATCATTCCAGTCGGCTGCGACTTGCACCAATTCAGCTTTTGATTGTGCCGCCGCGACCGCACGATAAGCACCCATTTTCTGATCTAAGTCTGGAATATAATCGGCAGGAATAAATGCTGTGAGACTGAGATCAATCTGCGTATCATCGACTTGCGGGATTTCTTGACCGCGGATTTCCTGGATTGCTTCTTGCAGCATCTCCATATATAGATCAAAGCCGATCGCATCCATCTGTCCAGATTGTTCTGCACCGAGTAAGTTACCCACTCCTCGGATTTCCATGTCTCGCATGGCTAACTGATAACCCGATCCAAGTTGAGTAAACTCTTGCAGAGCGCGGAGCCGTTGACGGGCTGCATCTGAAAGTTGATGTTGTTTCGGATAGAACAACCACGC
Protein-coding sequences here:
- a CDS encoding S8 family serine peptidase, encoding MRKLLIIALCLVGLGWAIVQFPGLATQGTYDRIILDFRDDLANAEIQSQIDAIAQNYHVRPQLNSQFSQLEHLYTVEGDKSLLDQLKKSNLKRYTEAIEPDYIYRIPQGETPKAVRSNSEPKLSALAPNDPMYSQQWNLHNIGIESGWTETKGRGVTVAVIDTGVSKVPDLEQTNFVTGYDFVNDSDNAEDDNGHGTHVAGTIAQSTNNNFGVAGIAYEANIMPLKVLSSFGGGTVADIAEAIRFAADNKADVINLSLGGGGESSVLKDAIDYAHGKGVVVVAAAGNSSSNAADYPARYPHAIAVAALDASGEKAPYSNFGAGVDIAAPGGSTAQGEAGGILQNTLNPQTGESVFAAFQGTSMAAPHVAGVAALIKAAGVTEPDEVLTVLKQSARKVEADELNHFGAGKLDASAAVKLALHGKITFNDFWRWLRDNGYLNPRFWIDGGVVGLLPKLAMVLGSYLLAWFLKVYFPFNWGWAMSSGLVAGSSGLFFLRGLYRFDMPQFPFRILGSSLPELGSAIQASGALNPISASVLIPFMLLALLLGHSQGRLFAIGTTIGVTTFLGISAIVDPQVMWLGEGFIGRAYLIVNALLCYGLARLALKAGERTV
- a CDS encoding DUF2079 domain-containing protein, with the translated sequence MRILKRIVPDRHQVGLRRAFMLAIVFFTIVLAISLNRYFSFYTSYDQGLFNQLFWNNLHGRWFQSSLTSANSIASLEDGVTPIVSFIHLGQHFVPDFLLWLPLYALFPHPITLIVLQVGLMTVGGLVLYALARQRLSEQLSVWITASYYTAIPVVGSTVANFYEHCQIPLFTFGTLLALEKKNWLWFWICAVLVLGVREDAGIILFGIGVYLMLSRRYPGIGIALCILSFGYVAFVTNVIQPQFSSDVSRLYLANRFRQFVDTDQPTTLQVLWGMVTHPLRLAQYLLLPIDRRINYLAGQWAALALVPAVSGAAWILSAFPLIAIFAQTGQTALSVTLRYAVAVVPGVFYGAILWWERHPHWFTAKFRRWWKVCIVLSLLFMVSGNPHRAFSFMIPDSVRPWVFVPLPRQWEHASHIYNVIRNVPDNVSVSTTTYLVPQLSTRRIIVRLPTLEIYDDRRQKVRVDYAIADLWQLKEYSKAFKDSQAYLARTLPLLEKLVNENQYGVRQVEDGVVMMVQGQPSDPAMLAQWQKLVLQLKQG
- a CDS encoding YtxH domain-containing protein, with product MTNSNQFLTTETPPVNSSSYSSASPPGSGNGLTKIVIGASIGAILGGFAASLLTPEVTERFNRSIRNVGGTAKSTADTLNDAVQQIGDSVNSVAENIDGSTKDVNEAVNSVTTNVSHTVRSTVSTVRQTADGVNETVRTVINAVNAVKAIANDVQAPAQRVVNMPTASPTAPTGDTLYKLVPVNEDPK